The Altererythrobacter sp. CAU 1644 genome has a window encoding:
- a CDS encoding hydantoinase B/oxoprolinase family protein, protein MGFAGADRSDGKWEFWIDRGGTFTDVVAQTPAGELLTRKYLSENPGAYEDAALHGVRELLGLDADKDISLERVAALKMGTTVATNALLERKGERTLLAVTRGLRDVLEIGYQSRPRTFALNIEKPALLYSDVVEIDERVRDDGHIEQELDIDKARVALSTKYGEGYRSVAIVLMHSYEYPAHERALAEVAREIGFTQVSASHEVSPLTKIVARGETTVVDAYLSPVLREYVERISAAFRHRQSPGQLLFMKSSGGLTDAAEFRGRDAILSGPAGGIVGCVHTARLAGFDRVIGFDMGGTSTDVSHYAGEYEKAYETQVAGVSMRVPMLHIHTVAAGGGSILRYEDGRLRVGPESAGANPGPACYRRGGPLAVTDINLCLGKFQPEHFPHIFGPQQDLPLDAAASREGFEAIAREIDDGRTAEDVAEGFLEIAVEHMAQAIKKISIARGYDVQNYVLNCFGGAGGQHACLVAERLGITRILLHPFAGVLSAYGMGLAAIHTERQRVIDRPLEPGIVDDIEQAVGQLQQLNAEELRGQGLDHAAIDHRPAALLRYRGTETSIRVPLGSPGAMVEAFEAAHRRQFGFLAPGKAIMLDTLVVESGGGGESIAEQAADFACSDAPSPIASHRIFSGGQWHPAEVFDIAGLRRGHAIAGPAIIIEPTGTIVIERGWSGTINRFGHLVLERVADLNRTGVSPDTCDPVTLEIFNSLFMSIAEQMGIVLRNTSQSVNVKERLDFSCAIFDRAGNLVANAPHVPVHLGSMDASVKVIIESGVPIEPGDAFVQNNPHNGGSHLPDITVVSPVFDDRDEQILFFVASRAHHEDVGGIAPGSMSPLGRTIHEEGVLLDNLKLVERGSFMTERIERALGEGPYPARNIAQNVADLMAQVAANAAGAGELQRLVAEYGNEVVQAYMGHIQATAEQAVRLVIRQLEPGEFSLDLDNGATIRVAIRPDRSAGTATIDFSGTTSQQESAFNAPPAITRAAVLYVFRCLVDDEIPLNAGCMEPLEIIVPEGSLLNPRFPAAVVAGNVETSQAITDALFGALGRLGSSQGTMNNLTFGNARYQYYETICSGAPAGPGFDGAAAVHTHMTNTRMTDPEILEHRYPVVLDEFSIDRGSGGRGRWNAGDGITRRIRFLEPMECSILSEHRVVAPRGTQGGKDGRVGRNTVERSDGTVVDLGGCGQASVDRGDRIVIETPTGGGFGHPDMREQKRGPLDA, encoded by the coding sequence ATGGGTTTTGCGGGTGCAGACCGGTCGGACGGCAAGTGGGAGTTCTGGATCGATCGTGGTGGAACTTTCACCGATGTCGTTGCCCAGACACCTGCCGGCGAGTTGCTCACGCGCAAATACCTATCCGAGAATCCCGGCGCCTATGAGGATGCGGCGCTCCACGGAGTGCGTGAGCTGCTGGGCCTTGATGCAGATAAGGATATTTCATTGGAGCGGGTCGCAGCGCTCAAGATGGGAACGACCGTCGCTACCAATGCCCTGCTCGAGCGCAAGGGGGAGCGAACCCTGCTCGCGGTAACCCGCGGCCTGCGCGATGTGCTGGAGATCGGTTATCAGTCACGACCCAGGACATTCGCGCTGAATATCGAGAAACCCGCATTGCTTTACAGCGACGTGGTCGAGATTGATGAGCGGGTCAGAGACGACGGACACATCGAGCAAGAGCTAGATATTGATAAGGCTCGCGTAGCCTTGAGTACGAAATACGGCGAAGGTTATCGCTCGGTCGCGATCGTGCTGATGCACTCCTATGAATACCCGGCGCATGAAAGGGCGCTCGCCGAGGTAGCGCGCGAAATCGGCTTCACCCAGGTTTCGGCCAGCCATGAGGTCAGCCCGCTCACGAAAATCGTCGCGCGGGGAGAGACAACCGTGGTCGACGCCTATCTCTCGCCGGTCCTGCGCGAATATGTCGAGAGAATTTCCGCGGCGTTCCGGCACCGGCAATCTCCGGGGCAATTGCTGTTCATGAAGTCGTCTGGAGGACTGACCGATGCAGCGGAATTCCGCGGTCGGGACGCAATCCTCTCCGGGCCAGCCGGGGGGATCGTAGGTTGCGTCCACACCGCGCGCCTGGCCGGGTTCGACCGGGTGATCGGCTTCGACATGGGTGGGACCTCGACCGACGTCTCCCACTACGCGGGCGAATATGAGAAGGCCTACGAAACACAGGTCGCGGGCGTCAGCATGCGCGTGCCCATGCTGCACATTCACACCGTGGCGGCTGGGGGTGGCTCGATCCTGCGATATGAAGACGGGCGCCTGCGCGTCGGTCCGGAATCCGCGGGCGCCAATCCCGGACCGGCCTGCTATCGCCGCGGCGGACCGCTGGCCGTAACCGACATCAACCTGTGCCTCGGCAAATTTCAACCTGAGCATTTCCCGCACATATTCGGGCCGCAGCAAGACTTGCCGCTCGACGCCGCCGCCTCCCGCGAAGGTTTCGAAGCCATCGCACGCGAGATCGACGACGGCCGGACCGCGGAAGACGTGGCCGAGGGCTTCCTCGAGATCGCGGTCGAACACATGGCGCAGGCGATCAAGAAGATCTCGATTGCGCGCGGTTACGATGTGCAGAACTATGTGCTCAATTGCTTCGGCGGGGCAGGGGGGCAGCATGCCTGCCTCGTCGCCGAGCGGCTCGGCATTACGAGGATCCTGCTGCATCCCTTCGCAGGTGTCTTGTCGGCCTATGGCATGGGCCTCGCCGCAATCCACACCGAGCGACAGCGCGTCATCGACCGTCCGCTTGAGCCGGGGATCGTGGATGATATCGAGCAAGCGGTGGGCCAGCTGCAGCAGCTTAACGCGGAAGAGTTGCGAGGCCAGGGGCTGGATCATGCGGCAATCGATCACCGACCAGCCGCGCTGCTGCGTTATCGCGGCACAGAAACCAGCATTCGCGTCCCACTTGGCTCGCCTGGTGCGATGGTCGAAGCATTCGAAGCGGCACATCGCCGGCAATTCGGCTTTCTCGCACCGGGGAAGGCCATCATGCTCGACACGTTGGTGGTAGAATCCGGCGGTGGTGGAGAATCGATTGCCGAGCAGGCAGCCGACTTCGCCTGCAGCGACGCGCCGAGCCCGATTGCCTCACACCGCATCTTTTCAGGTGGTCAATGGCATCCGGCCGAGGTCTTCGACATCGCTGGCCTGAGGCGCGGTCATGCGATTGCCGGCCCAGCGATTATCATCGAGCCAACCGGGACCATCGTGATCGAACGCGGGTGGTCGGGTACCATCAATCGGTTCGGCCATCTGGTTCTGGAACGCGTGGCTGATCTCAACCGCACCGGAGTTTCACCTGATACATGCGATCCGGTGACGCTCGAGATATTCAACAGCCTGTTCATGTCGATCGCCGAGCAAATGGGGATCGTGCTGCGCAACACTTCCCAGTCGGTCAATGTGAAGGAGCGGCTCGACTTCTCCTGCGCGATTTTCGATCGCGCGGGGAATCTCGTCGCCAATGCGCCGCATGTTCCGGTCCATCTCGGTTCGATGGATGCCAGCGTGAAAGTGATCATCGAGAGCGGAGTGCCGATCGAGCCGGGCGATGCGTTCGTTCAGAACAATCCGCACAATGGCGGCTCCCATCTACCTGATATTACGGTGGTTTCGCCCGTCTTCGACGATCGCGACGAACAGATCCTGTTCTTCGTCGCTTCGCGGGCGCATCACGAGGACGTCGGCGGCATCGCACCGGGATCCATGTCTCCGCTGGGCAGAACGATCCATGAAGAAGGCGTGCTGCTCGACAATCTCAAGCTGGTCGAGCGCGGGTCGTTCATGACCGAGCGGATCGAACGCGCGCTGGGCGAAGGACCCTATCCGGCGCGCAATATCGCGCAGAACGTGGCCGACCTGATGGCGCAGGTTGCGGCCAACGCGGCGGGCGCTGGGGAGTTGCAAAGGCTGGTTGCCGAATACGGTAACGAGGTCGTGCAGGCCTATATGGGGCATATCCAGGCCACCGCCGAGCAGGCTGTCAGGCTGGTCATCCGCCAGTTGGAGCCGGGCGAGTTCAGCCTTGATCTCGACAATGGTGCGACGATCAGAGTGGCGATCCGGCCCGACCGCTCCGCTGGAACCGCCACAATCGACTTCAGCGGGACGACTTCCCAACAGGAAAGTGCATTCAATGCGCCGCCTGCAATTACCCGGGCGGCGGTGCTCTATGTCTTCCGTTGCCTGGTGGATGACGAAATCCCGCTCAATGCCGGGTGCATGGAGCCGCTCGAGATCATCGTGCCCGAAGGATCATTGCTGAATCCCAGGTTTCCTGCGGCCGTGGTCGCAGGCAATGTCGAGACCAGCCAGGCGATCACCGATGCGCTGTTCGGGGCGCTAGGACGGCTAGGGTCGAGCCAGGGGACCATGAACAACCTGACCTTCGGCAATGCCCGCTACCAATATTACGAGACGATCTGCTCGGGTGCACCGGCTGGTCCGGGATTCGATGGCGCTGCGGCGGTTCACACGCACATGACCAACACCCGCATGACCGACCCCGAAATTCTCGAACATCGCTATCCGGTGGTGCTCGACGAGTTCAGTATCGATCGCGGTTCGGGTGGGCGCGGGCGATGGAACGCGGGCGACGGCATCACGCGCAGGATTCGCTTTCTTGAGCCGATGGAATGCTCGATCCTGTCCGAGCACCGCGTGGTCGCGCCGCGGGGAACGCAGGGAGGCAAGGATGGCCGGGTTGGGCGAAACACGGTTGAACGTTCCGATGGGACAGTGGTCGACCTGGGCGGCTGCGGACAGGCCAGCGTCGACCGGGGAGATCGGATCGTGATCGAAACGCCGACGGGGGGCGGGTTCGGCCATCCGGACATGAGAGAGCAGAAGAGGGGGCCGCTTGATGCTTAG